The following DNA comes from Rosa rugosa chromosome 5, drRosRugo1.1, whole genome shotgun sequence.
AAATGAAAATCAGTTCAAGCTTCAAACCAAAGCAGTTAACTTCAATAAAGTGTTCAATACCACCGAGAGCACACAGTGTATACATGTACTAAAGATGTCCATCTGTAAGTACGACAACTTACAGTCATTGTGAATTTTTAATAAGGAATTCCTAGACTGGCAAGGAGTCGAGTCGAAGTGCTCGATCAGGGcagagaagaagatgagaaTTTTTCATCATTTAAAGGGTCCGGGCACTTTCCTTCTTAATGCTGTCAAAACACAAAACATTCCTGCATTTTCACTGGGATACTCTTTTTGTAAGAACGTTAAGCCAATGAAATTTCACTAAACCTATGTCGGCATATTGAACAAGGTAAAATAATGCAACTTACCTGAAATCTATTGCTTTTGCTAAATCTGTGATCTCTTGTGAGAAGGAGGAAGCATGGCAAGTCTTGCTAAAATCTGCAGTTAATACCCCTTTCGTGCTGTAGCCCTCAAGTCTATAGCCCACAAAAGTTCATTCCTAGTAGTACAAATTCCTATAGCTTTATGATGCAACTAAAATCGAATCTTCAATGAACAACTAAAAACCGAAAGTTTAAAACTATTGAAGACTAATTAGCAAGAGATTTCAAATGAAAAATTGAAAGGACATACTTTTAAGCATCTGGTGATGCAATCTCAACTTTTCACTGTCTACAAAGCAATTATGTATATTTGTCTATAATTCAAGTTTTCTATTTCCTGTATACAAAGCTATCAAAGAAGTTTTCCTCtgggaaaaaataaataaaataaaaggctATCAAAAGAAGTAACACATCAAATTTTcctcattttcttctctttctcataCACTTGGCGGTTGAGATATTTTCTCATTCCGCATCAGTAGCATCAAAGGAAACTGTATTCCACTATTATGTCAAAGTCAATCTAGTCTACGAATTGAGCCAGAACATAGCAAATATCAGTAAAACTCCAGCGTCCCATGAATGGTGGCAGGTGGGTCAATCGCAATACGGGTAGCCTTGCCCTCTAAATGCAAATTGCTTAACAAGTTGGCCTCCTTGGCTAAAACACCCTCTGCTGTCCATAAGGTAACATGAGGCCATTCATTTTTGGGGGTGACTCTTTCACCTTCAACAGAGCCAGGGCAGGCTTCGAATGCAGCCATTTTATCCGTGAAGAGAAGTGCAGCTATATCCACAGGGACCAGTTTGTGTAGGAAGGTGCCATAATTAGCCACGGCAGTAACACCATGACTTCTCTTGTGCGCAAGAGTAACATGAGCCTTATTAATGCTGTTCTCCAAATTCTTGTCTTTTACAAAAGCTTCGACTTTACTATCTTTCCCAGCCAAATTATCAAGCAAACCTTTGATATCGGTAATAGGCAGGCTAATGGCAGCAAATGTAATGGCCGAGATCTTCCTCTTCCCAGAGTCTGAAGTCCTGTACTCTGGAGCCTTATACTCACCTTTTGCAATCTTTCTTAGCTGTTCTGATACTTCCTTAACAGAAGACTCAAAGGGAACCTGAACAGAATTAAAATACCATGCATTGCCAAACAAAATCTCTCGCAACTGTTTCTCCCATTTAGCCCACTCCTTTGTGTAGGCTCCCCTGCTTGAATCCCATCTTCCATGTCTATCAGTGTGAAGGTTGTATAAATTTATTCCATCCTCAAGTGTTGATTTCACAGGATCCGGTAATGGATTCCTCTCCGATATCAGCAGTGGTATTTTGACAAGTGAACCAAAACGCTCAACTAGTTCACACTCAAATTCTCTGCGAGTCTTGCCCTCATAAAGGTGATAGAACATTAGCAGAACATAGCCAGCATTCGGTGAATTTTTGTCAAGGTTTCCCGGATGATTAGCACGTTGAAGCACACGAAACATGAAAACCGCTAATGCGTCAAGAGAAAACGGATTTGATTCagttccttcagaatcaggaacAACTGGTACAGCAGAGGCCCTAGTTCTGTGGCACATGTCTTCGACCTGTCTCCACACTTCTACGTTTGGTGCATTCTTGTCTGCAAGCATTATAGAATATGGTTTTTTCCTACGCTGATCAGCGACCTTCTGCCAATATTTTCCTTTAACAAGATCACCCATTAGACTTTGAACTGGCCGATCATCCCCAAATCCTCCCGGGGCTTTGAGTAGTTCCTTGCATAGTGCTGACTTGGCAGAACCAGGTAGTCCAGGAAAGAATACAATCAGACCCTCAGCCTTTGGAATGGTGTCTGCAACTGAGGCACTGGGGCTTGATGGTACAGACTCCTTCTCGAGATCACCCTCTTCATCTCTTCCTCCCTCAACTATGGCCAAGAAGTTTTCAGCATTTACCAAGTTTCCAGCAGATCCTATAAGAGCCTGATTCTGTGGGCTACGTTTTGCATACTGTTCAAGGAAAGGCTCAGCCTCGCTGAGGTACACTGATGACGACATGTGTTTGTTTCCACATTTCCTTCGTATGTACACAGCCCATTCATCAAGCATCTTGCTGAGTTCCCTCTGCTTTCCAGCTGAAGTGCCCCATATTTTCATTTGCCTCAAGTAATAGGCTTTATAAGCAGCCGGACCTTGTTTAAATAGAGTTGATAAACCATTGCGGATCAAAAAAGTTCGCAGCTTATATGTAAGAAATTTCAATTTGATCATTAAGTTTGCATCTTCTTCCGCCAATCCATGTTTTCCTGACATACCACAGCCCCCATTTATGTCCACAACAGTGCTTTTGTTTTTTGCAATCTCAGCAGCTCTCTCCTTGTTTGCCTTGAACAAATTAATGTCGACGAAAAAACCTCGATATAAAGGCCACAGTCCTGGCTTTGACTTCATCTCTTTCTGATACCGCTGAAATGCAGAGTCGCTACGGACATGAATGACCATTTTATAGAAAACGTTGTCACTGGACATGGAATCATGCTTGTGGTAGTTCTGGTAGCATTTAAAGGCAGCAGGTAAACGCTTTTCTCTCATCAAACAAACCACTTCCTGCAATTTGGTGGTAGAAAAATCAGCAGGATGAGATTTTAAAAATTTTGATAGCACTGATTGATCTGCATTTTTAGAATGTGCATCACCAGCTCCAGGCCCAAGCCAGTCCGAATGGTCAGGACAAAAAGAGGAGCCGACACCCTTAAGAAGTGCTTTTATTTGCTGTGTTTCATCAGACCTATTTGCAGCGCAAATCTCCCTTAGGCTTGGTCCCAAATCAAGACCAGCTGCTTCCATTGGTGGAGGAGGGAAATCTTTTAAGACTTTCTCCATATGTTTTGAGCTCTCATGGCTTACAATACGAGCAACAATACCCTCTAAGATTTCACCTTGCACCTTGATGTGATCTTTCGAACCTGGTATAGATATATCTGCAACTTCATCAAGAGCTCTGCATACACTTGTTGCAGTTCCTTCTTCAGACAGGGCATCAAAGGCAGCAAAAAAAGATGTCACTGCTTTCCTTGTTGAGAACAGCCATACATGATTTGTGGGCAGGCGCCAATTCCGACAGAATGCAATAATCTCGGGAGTTGAGTAGAACTTTGGCTTCCCATTGCCCAACTCCGTGACGGCCGTGACCACAACAAAATCTTCTTTCGGACGCTGTCCATGATCTCCTAGAACAGCAGTCACCAGTTCCATTGATATACACATACGGTTCCTCTCAAGAAAATCATTAAACTCTGCTTGCATCCTCGCTGCTTCCGATCCCCACGCCTCACGAAACATCCTCCCCAGAACAAACACACCCACAGCAGTATATATATTCCCAAAGCTATTTTTCGCATACGCACCACCCTCACTACCAGCATACATAAAAAGTGACCCCGAGTGCTTAAGCGAAACCTCCAATGTAGCCAACCCTTTCGACACCATCTCTATCATCCTTGTCCTAATCTCCTGATCCGACTTCTCATTCTCAAACTTGGGATAGAAAGTAGCTCGGACTTGCACCTGAGCATACGTCGAGTCGTCTACACTAAACTTTTCCATGAAATTATCCATCAACAAGTTGCTTGCACCAGAAGTTCTTTCTTCCACCGCCGCCGCAGCAACAAGATTTCGGCTTTTCCAAATTCCCTTTTGACCTTTTACTGGACCCTGATTTTGTTAAATAATAAATATTATAGATCAAGCAATCACTATGGTTTAATTCTTCTCCATCTTAAACGCAATAAATTGAGTCAAAATCAAACTGGGAAATACCTAACATGAACAGAAAACCTAATTCAACTAGGAACCATAAATTTAACTGCTACCAAATTCATAATCCCAAATCCACAGATGTATATGAAGATAGCAGAAACCATGATGATTATTCAtgaaaattccaaaaaaaaaaaaaaatctaatacaaAAGACGAAAACTGAAATAGAGATCaattgaaaaagaaagagaaagcaCAAACCTTGCTTTGGTAATCGGATTGAGAAAGGAGGAGGGAGACGCAATTGAAGCTCCTGAGCTAAAACAAAACCCTAATGAGCTCTTGAACCGATGGATAGGACCAGCCGGGTTCGTTTAAATTCTGGGTATTTAAGTAGACCTTTCAAACCGACATCGTTTGGTCAAACCGACATCGTTTTAAGTAGTTTTTGTTATAAACCCGAACTCTTATATGAATCATAGATATTATTCCTCCTCCTATATTCTGTTTCTTTACTTCTTAATGACATAAAAGATGCAAATTTACGTGGACAGCTACATatttataatatttacaacagttttttttatttttttattatcgAGATCACACAATATCTTTAAAGATTTTTTTATACCTGACTAATCCGTACCGGAATATCATATAAAACACTTTTTCTCATGGTCAATAGAAATAAATTGAGATTTGAGTTTAAATCAGCACCGGTGAAATTCAAATTTAAGTGCGAGGATTTCACACCGAGAAGCGTCGAGTTAACTCGACCACTCgtgaattattttttttttcactccaCCTTAGCTTGAACAGATGACCTCGCAAATAAAAAGCAACTATTACCACCCCCCGCCAAACACAGGCAGCCAGCGAAGCTCCTCTTCATAAAAACCAAGCTTCAGGCACACGGTCTTGATTTCTTCCCCAAAAGCAAAAGCTCTTGCCTTCCGTTCTTCGCAGAATGTTTGGTTTTTCGTACGGCGAGCTCTTCCTCTTGATCGGAGCCACCGCTGCTTTAGtcggtactctctctctctctctttttcaaaGAACGCTTCTTTATAGTCAAATTTTTGCAATTTTATCATCTCCATGTGATAAAATTGGGGGCTCTTCAGCATCTGCATTTTCAACATTGGGTTATGGGTGATCTGAGATTGTGGagtttaataaaaataaaaataaaaattgaaattttaattagctacgttttgttttgtgttttgatgGAATTGGGTGTAGGACCAAAGGATTTGCCTAGGATTGCAAGAATGGCGGGGCGGTTAGCGGGTCGGTCAATCGGGTATGTCCAGTTAGCTCGGGGCCAATTCGACAATGTAATGCAGCAATCGCAGGCTCGCCAGGTACTTCTTTCCTGTAAAGAAATCAGTTAGAGTTGTTCTGTGACCCATGATGCTTCATTCTGCACTACATGGTATGTCAATGTGGTCAACTAGTTAAATGATTTAGTGTGCAATTCATTTAATTTTAGGTTCAAAAGGAACTTCAAGATGCGCTTGCACAGTTAGATTCGATTCGTTATGAAGTACGAAGTCTGTCGCTTATAAACCCCGGTCCTATGACTCGAAAGCTGATGGAAAATGCTGAGGAACTAGCCGCTCCACGTAATGGTAGTGTTCTTAGCAGCCGTAGTTTGCGCAAGCTGAGTAATGTTTTGCTTCTTTCATGATTTCCAGTTTATATGTGTTCTTGTTAGGGGCCGACAGTTCAATCGAGAATACTAAGGAGGAAGTGAAGTTGACGACTAGTGTGACCAAGGTTTAGTACTagattctttcttttgtttttatatgtttttcttttgtaataTCCGACTTTGCATTGTATTGAATTCGTTTTAATATCTTTCACAGGATAATATTAACTTCAGAACATCAGAATCACTTAATTTGCATACACAAGCCACTGCATATGCTAAATTGGCTGAATCTGCTGCTGTGAAAACTGGCTCTTTGAAAAGTAAtgaagagaaagagagcctTATTGATGAAAATGGCCTTTTCACTGTTCTCCCAATTTCAGCTGAAAGCACCGGAATGCTACCAAAACGCAAGGGTAATAGACATCGAAACTATTAACACATAAATTGATGTTATTATATACTTTTTTGTCTCAATTTGAGCACACTGCAAAGAGCAGTCAGGAACTAAAATTTTGTTTCAATAAATGGAAGAACAACAGTCGTTTAAACCGTCTTATGTGACATATTTAATATTTTGAATTGCCATACCTTCACATTTTCATCAGTTATGTAAGTTGTGACGGTGTGTGCTGGAAATACTGTGATTCATAATAAGGCAGATATCTATGCCTTTATATGGTTGGCCAAGAAAGGTGTTGCTCTTGTTCATGGCCTGGTTGTGTATTATGCCCCCCATATGGAATTGACTTCCTATGCATGGTGGCTGTATCTGGATTTGCGAGTCCCCACTTTATTGGGCTATCTGATGTCTTAAACTCATGTCCTAAAGAAACTCCTGAAATATTTTGCGGAAATTATTTCTCCTTGATAATTTAGCATGTATCTTGCATATCAAATTATTCCTGTAGACCTTTGTTTTGACACACATAAATGTATGCAGTTGTTTCACTTTATGATTGAACATTTCGTATGAGACCTTGCATATAGTTGTGAATTTCTTCTGgatatgtgtgtgtataaatAATCAGTTGTTTTAATGACAGAAAACGTTGAAGGATCGGACATTGTGTTGGAAGCAGTGCTTGAAGCAGAGGTAGCACGTAACGCCAAAGATTTCTTTTCACAGCCTGAAAATCAAATACAATGAACAGAAAAGGTGATGCTACTTTTTTATCTTCACTCTTTCTTGTAAGCATTTTCAGTTTTAAATACATAATTGAACTAGATTTGTATTAGGATCATCTTGATTCCTTAAAGTGTGTGTTGTTACTTAGGAAGATCAAAATTACAGACATTCTTCAGATGTTCATTTCTTCTTTCAGCTACTGGGATCAATGAGAATTGCtacaaaaaagagagagagagagagagagagagagagagaaaaaatgatgGCAGTAGAGAAATTTTGTTCACATTTTAAATTGCTGGTCTGTTTATGTCTTGGGATATTTATGGCGCAGGGGATTGGAGAAGGACTATATAATATGTGAAACTTGTTTTTGGCTGTGATATTCAACACATTGTAAAAATTCTAGCTTGATTTCTGTGATTAACTGTTTGGGTTTAGTACTTTTCTTACATTTAGCTGTGAAAACCTTATACAACCTGCAGCTTTATTTGCTTATGAAGACTGTACAATTAGTACTGTCACATGTAATTATAGCACCATTGTCTGTCAAGTTTAAGTGAAATGACAAAGATAGATTGTCTTGTGTAACTTGTAACTGTTGTAAGACAGAAAAACAGTTGAAGCATAAATCAGTGATGTTGAACTATAGCTATAGCAGTAGTGTCAAAATGGTAAATGTCAAAATGGTCCTAAGATTAGTTAGCTATAGCAGTAGTGTTAATGAAGGCAACTTTAGCTTCAtcctaaaaattgaaattgtttatatttttttaataatggtTAGAATAATGTATGTGGCACTATTTACATTTTTAATTGAATGTATGGATATTTAATACTGTTCTGCCATTTGGTAGGTTAAACTGAGATTGTTGAAtacgtagagagagagagagagagatgtctTGCCATATGCATCTTACCCAAGAAAATCTTTCTTCCAGTCTTTCCTCCTGCAGTCTAATGTGAGTATATTTGTAGTTCATAGTCACTAATGCAGGTACCACTTCTGAATTTGTATATAGTTTCTTGATGAAGATAATATAATCTAAAAGTGTTTTAGCTTTAAATTCAATCTAAACGTGTTATAACTTTTTACTGCCTTTCAAGTCTATGGTGAGTATGATTGTAGTTCATTAGTATCATTTCATTTGTCTATCAAGTTTCTGAGGAGCAATGGTGAAGGTTAGGTGTGCAGAGGGGGAAATTTGCACTTACCTTGAGCCCTCTTGCTTTGATCACAATCCTCCAACTATATATTCATGGGTGTTGTTCTCCAACTATATATACCAGTGCGAAAAGGAACTCTGGATAGATCATATAACATTTCTTGGAAACGAGACTCAAATCATCAGAATTAAGTCTTTCAGCACACATTAATTTGAAGCGAAGCAACTAAGTTGGCATTTGGAAAATGTTGCAATTCTTCTACTATCTAGATATTTGCCTCAGACAAGGCAAAGAACTCATTTAGGACTTTCAAGTTTAAACGTAACCGAATATATTAGACATTAATATTTAGAATATCATTGTACTTATCCAACGGTTGACCTTGAAAATCTTTATTATAAGGTACTCACCTGGGAGTTTTGTTTCAAGAATCCATTACTTTTACCTTAAAATATGTATTAAATCTAATAAATGACAGTTGACGAAGAGAAGATCGTCGGTCTCAAGAGCTCATTTCTACTATTTTTTGTATCGAATAAATGTAATTTAATTTGAGAGTTCCAAATTTCCAGTGCTTATAATTGGTTCTCTTGGTTCCATGTTGAGGTCTTGGAGGTCTTGGAAGCCCAATTAAACCCCAATGTAGCCAGCAGTCCAAAACAATACTTTGTCCAGTATCTTAAGTCCAAAGTCCAAAACAATACTTGGTTCCTCTCAGGGTAAGGACTGATGTCGATAGTTGAAGCCCAAAACATGTCAACGGTTTCTCCTAAGCAAGGATTCCCAGTTGTTGAGGCATCAACGTCGAACCACCATTTAAGTCGATAGTAGGCACCTCTAAGGACCATCATAGCACCGTCATAGCACCGCTATCCTCAAGAGAAGACTGTTGATGAACCGCTCCACCATCTTCAATATGAGCCAAACACCGAAGAGGCCACACCAAGACTAACAACAAGGTTCATCCCTCACTAAGAAACCCAGACTGCCCTAACCTACAAACTTCCGCCACCAAAACCACGAAAGCCCGCCATACCACAGTCTAGATCGGCCCGAGCGAGCCACTAACCTAATCCACCTCACCAGTAAGattaaaaacgaaaaaaaaaaaggaaactagTCACCGCCGCTTAAACTATAAGACGATCCATGTCTCCCTTAGACCAATCGTTCCTAATGGCTAAAGGAAAAATCGATGAAAGCATGAAAGTGAGACTAAGGATTAACATGCCCCCAAAAAGGTCTCGAATTAATGACCAAGTAGTACTGCATCGATCAGCAAACCAAAGAAATCCTAAagggggagaggagagaaagATTAGCTCAACTCTAGAATCACCAAAGATGCAAGAAGGGAACTAGAGTTGTTGACAAAACTCTAGGCAAAGCAGTTTGTGCTTGCAATATCAAATTGGATTTGACTAGGTTGATTCTGTGACGCTAGAGATCACACTGAAAGTCCTTATTTGTAAAGCAAAAGAAGAACCTTAtacaaggttggtgctctcctcgtcctcAAGCTTGAGCAAGTAGTCAGGTCTGGGATAGCCGAGACGATTCACACCCCACAGTGTTGACATGCCGCGCGCCAAcaaaaagagactgtttgctgGCCTCTTTAGTCGAGCCAAACAATAACTTCTTAAATTTTGGCCGGTGCTAAaacttattattttttgaatgaAAATCGCTTTTGCGATGTGAAATCGCAGTCTTTAGTTTCAATAGTCCGGAATCCAAACCCATCAACTTTAAGAAAGAATTGTTTTGTTGCCTTGCTCTATCACTTGCCAAAAAATAATTGATCTTACAtgaaagaagaaacatggaGCTGCCACACAATGTCAGATCCAAGAAATCCATATgcatgagagagagggagagaggagagggggGATTTGCTATCGAGATAAGATTT
Coding sequences within:
- the LOC133709757 gene encoding uncharacterized protein LOC133709757, giving the protein MFGFSYGELFLLIGATAALVGPKDLPRIARMAGRLAGRSIGYVQLARGQFDNVMQQSQARQVQKELQDALAQLDSIRYEVRSLSLINPGPMTRKLMENAEELAAPRNGADSSIENTKEEVKLTTSVTKDNINFRTSESLNLHTQATAYAKLAESAAVKTGSLKSNEEKESLIDENGLFTVLPISAESTGMLPKRKENVEGSDIVLEAVLEAEVARNAKDFFSQPENQIQ
- the LOC133709464 gene encoding tRNA ligase 1-like, producing MDNFMEKFSVDDSTYAQVQVRATFYPKFENEKSDQEIRTRMIEMVSKGLATLEVSLKHSGSLFMYAGSEGGAYAKNSFGNIYTAVGVFVLGRMFREAWGSEAARMQAEFNDFLERNRMCISMELVTAVLGDHGQRPKEDFVVVTAVTELGNGKPKFYSTPEIIAFCRNWRLPTNHVWLFSTRKAVTSFFAAFDALSEEGTATSVCRALDEVADISIPGSKDHIKVQGEILEGIVARIVSHESSKHMEKVLKDFPPPPMEAAGLDLGPSLREICAANRSDETQQIKALLKGVGSSFCPDHSDWLGPGAGDAHSKNADQSVLSKFLKSHPADFSTTKLQEVVCLMREKRLPAAFKCYQNYHKHDSMSSDNVFYKMVIHVRSDSAFQRYQKEMKSKPGLWPLYRGFFVDINLFKANKERAAEIAKNKSTVVDINGGCGMSGKHGLAEEDANLMIKLKFLTYKLRTFLIRNGLSTLFKQGPAAYKAYYLRQMKIWGTSAGKQRELSKMLDEWAVYIRRKCGNKHMSSSVYLSEAEPFLEQYAKRSPQNQALIGSAGNLVNAENFLAIVEGGRDEEGDLEKESVPSSPSASVADTIPKAEGLIVFFPGLPGSAKSALCKELLKAPGGFGDDRPVQSLMGDLVKGKYWQKVADQRRKKPYSIMLADKNAPNVEVWRQVEDMCHRTRASAVPVVPDSEGTESNPFSLDALAVFMFRVLQRANHPGNLDKNSPNAGYVLLMFYHLYEGKTRREFECELVERFGSLVKIPLLISERNPLPDPVKSTLEDGINLYNLHTDRHGRWDSSRGAYTKEWAKWEKQLREILFGNAWYFNSVQVPFESSVKEVSEQLRKIAKGEYKAPEYRTSDSGKRKISAITFAAISLPITDIKGLLDNLAGKDSKVEAFVKDKNLENSINKAHVTLAHKRSHGVTAVANYGTFLHKLVPVDIAALLFTDKMAAFEACPGSVEGERVTPKNEWPHVTLWTAEGVLAKEANLLSNLHLEGKATRIAIDPPATIHGTLEFY